One part of the Desulfomicrobium apsheronum genome encodes these proteins:
- a CDS encoding PaaI family thioesterase — protein MTDIPVQHRYAEDLSHCYGCGKNNAQGLHIQTHWDGEQGVGRFTPRPEHIALPGFVYGGMLASLVDCHGVATAAASAAGDDGLPQRYVTASLHVDFLRPTPLGPELELVARVIERRGRKIVVEVEISALGEVRARGQVVAAPMPASMGRD, from the coding sequence ATGACCGACATTCCCGTTCAGCATCGCTATGCCGAAGACCTTAGTCATTGCTACGGCTGCGGAAAAAACAACGCCCAGGGCCTGCATATCCAGACTCACTGGGATGGAGAACAGGGAGTGGGGCGTTTTACGCCTCGGCCAGAGCATATCGCGTTGCCCGGATTCGTTTATGGCGGAATGCTCGCTTCATTGGTGGACTGTCACGGCGTGGCCACGGCCGCTGCCTCGGCGGCTGGCGATGACGGCCTGCCCCAGCGCTATGTGACGGCCTCGCTGCATGTGGATTTTCTGCGGCCCACGCCGCTTGGTCCTGAGCTTGAGCTTGTGGCCCGGGTCATTGAGCGGCGGGGCAGGAAGATCGTGGTCGAGGTGGAGATATCGGCCCTTGGAGAGGTGCGCGCCCGGGGACAGGTCGTGGCCGCGCCCATGCCCGCCTCCATGGGTCGGGATTGA